In Actinomyces weissii, a genomic segment contains:
- a CDS encoding NAD-dependent epimerase/dehydratase family protein yields MTRTCLVTGGAGFIGCAISKGLAETFDQVVAVDNLHPQVHATQERPAALDARVQMQVTDVTRAADWDRLLAAVRPDVVIHLAAETGTGQSLTEATRHAQVNVVGTTQMLDALVRHEALPERIVLTSSRATYGEGMWVDAQGRTSYPGQRTHAMLEAGQWDFPGLTPTAQQSSQVQANPANVYAATKFCQENLVASWCGSFGVTPVLFRLQNVYGPGQSLINPYTGIVSLFVRLAKQGKSIPVYEDGQIIRDFVFIDDVAAAVVAGALHPGPQTAPYDIGLGERTTIMDIAQVIAQRYGAPEPHVTGQFRDGDVRAAWADTTAARTGLGWEPQVSVTEGLSRLCDWIDKELEDGYGQ; encoded by the coding sequence ATGACACGCACCTGCCTGGTGACCGGCGGAGCCGGCTTCATTGGCTGCGCGATCTCCAAGGGCTTGGCAGAGACCTTCGACCAGGTTGTGGCCGTGGACAACCTGCACCCGCAGGTGCACGCCACCCAGGAGCGTCCCGCAGCACTGGATGCGCGCGTGCAGATGCAGGTGACCGACGTGACCCGCGCGGCCGACTGGGACCGGCTGCTTGCCGCCGTGCGCCCCGACGTCGTCATCCACCTGGCCGCCGAGACCGGCACCGGCCAGTCCCTGACGGAGGCCACCCGCCACGCGCAGGTCAACGTCGTCGGCACCACCCAGATGCTGGACGCCCTGGTACGTCACGAGGCCCTGCCGGAGCGGATCGTCCTGACCTCCTCCCGCGCCACCTACGGCGAGGGTATGTGGGTGGACGCCCAAGGGCGGACCAGCTACCCGGGCCAGCGCACGCACGCCATGCTGGAGGCGGGCCAGTGGGACTTCCCCGGCCTTACCCCCACCGCCCAGCAGTCCAGCCAGGTCCAGGCCAACCCTGCCAACGTCTACGCCGCCACCAAGTTCTGCCAGGAGAACCTAGTGGCCTCCTGGTGCGGCTCCTTCGGGGTCACCCCGGTGCTCTTCCGCCTGCAGAACGTCTACGGTCCTGGACAGTCGCTGATCAACCCCTACACCGGCATCGTCTCCCTGTTCGTGCGCCTGGCCAAGCAAGGCAAGTCCATTCCCGTGTACGAGGACGGCCAGATCATCCGGGACTTCGTGTTCATCGACGACGTCGCTGCCGCCGTCGTGGCAGGTGCGTTGCATCCTGGGCCGCAGACCGCCCCCTACGACATCGGCCTGGGGGAGCGCACCACCATCATGGACATCGCCCAGGTGATCGCCCAGCGCTACGGCGCCCCAGAGCCTCACGTGACTGGCCAGTTCCGTGACGGGGACGTGCGTGCGGCCTGGGCTGACACCACCGCCGCCCGCACCGGCCTAGGGTGGGAGCCGCAGGTCAGTGTCACTGAGGGCCTCAGCCGCCTGTGTGACTGGATCGACAAGGAGCTGGAGGACGGCTATGGCCAGTGA
- a CDS encoding acyltransferase family protein, whose product MSDGSAVAKAPPRARIFYLDLVRALATLIIVLTHFNNPYLTQQGYLLTNTPFGIYVGGLGVSLFLIISGAALTYTYGGRGRLDLRRFYWKRFKGIYPMYWIAWVGAVLYYFVDTKGFPPITAPLRNVVFTVIGMDGLLANFQVPTTYLLGEWFLGFIVLFYLVFPLLLWGVERFPVATAAVVMGGYALSLWYFYTHPGLPSAVILPTRLPELVFGMLFVKYVRRVHWAVVLPAMAVMAVSAQLPTQVPEDLATTFVGISAFLCLVVAGRFVAIAPVREGVALVAKYSYPIFLVHHVVIMELYAKIDTTGFLLTQRVVMLAAVCALTFLLALALDRVSNAVVAFCSRCFQGRWWVAQVAPTER is encoded by the coding sequence GTGAGCGACGGGTCCGCCGTGGCGAAGGCCCCGCCACGCGCCAGGATCTTCTACCTGGACCTGGTGCGGGCCCTGGCCACGCTCATAATCGTCCTGACCCACTTCAACAACCCCTACCTCACCCAGCAGGGCTACCTGCTGACCAACACCCCCTTCGGCATCTACGTGGGCGGGCTGGGGGTGTCCCTGTTCCTGATCATCTCCGGGGCGGCCCTGACCTACACCTACGGCGGCCGGGGGCGGCTGGACCTGCGCCGTTTCTACTGGAAGCGCTTCAAAGGTATCTACCCGATGTACTGGATCGCCTGGGTCGGTGCGGTCCTGTACTACTTCGTTGACACCAAGGGCTTCCCTCCGATCACGGCTCCGCTGCGTAACGTCGTCTTCACTGTGATCGGTATGGATGGCCTGCTGGCCAACTTCCAGGTACCTACCACCTACCTGCTGGGGGAGTGGTTCCTGGGCTTCATCGTCCTGTTCTACCTGGTCTTCCCGCTGCTCCTGTGGGGCGTGGAGCGCTTCCCGGTGGCCACCGCCGCCGTGGTCATGGGGGGGTACGCCTTGAGCCTGTGGTACTTCTACACGCACCCGGGCCTACCTTCAGCGGTGATCCTGCCCACCCGCTTGCCCGAGCTGGTCTTCGGCATGCTGTTCGTCAAGTACGTGCGGCGGGTCCACTGGGCGGTGGTGCTGCCAGCTATGGCCGTCATGGCGGTCTCTGCCCAGCTGCCCACCCAGGTCCCGGAGGACCTGGCCACGACCTTTGTGGGGATCAGCGCCTTCCTGTGCCTGGTAGTGGCAGGACGCTTCGTGGCGATCGCTCCGGTGCGTGAGGGCGTAGCCCTGGTGGCCAAGTACTCCTACCCCATCTTCCTGGTCCACCACGTGGTGATCATGGAGCTCTACGCCAAGATCGACACCACCGGCTTCCTCCTGACCCAGCGGGTGGTGATGCTCGCGGCCGTGTGCGCGCTGACCTTCCTGCTGGCCTTGGCCCTGGACCGGGTCAGTAACGCCGTGGTGGCCTTCTGCTCCCGGTGCTTCCAGGGCCGGTGGTGGGTGGCGCAGGTCGCTCCCACGGAGCGCTGA
- a CDS encoding glycosyltransferase family 4 protein, protein MSKTAPLPDRSPKVALVIEQLWQPVPGGSGTYIVELAQALHAQGARLAGLAARHQPSPTTVDLGLPRLPVRYSLLPRTALYESWNWLGLPRAESVVPGAQVVHATTWAVPGTRLPLAVTVHDLAFLRSPEHFTRRGNTYFKRSLERTRQEARVVITPSRATADDCVREGVPASRIEVIPHGVRTLPVEEAAVARFRAAHGLQREYVLWTGTREPRKNLPTLLRAFSLLSPQHPDLDLVLVGPQGWGNDAQEQELLRELPGRVHVLGRLPQEELAAAYRGARVFAFPSLWEGFGLPVLEAMAYGTPVVTSAGTCLEEVCGEAGLLAAPQDPAALATQLDRAAGAEHDALAQAGLVRAQGFTWQASAAAHLEVYRSLAAGERR, encoded by the coding sequence ATGAGCAAGACCGCACCACTCCCTGACCGCTCCCCAAAGGTCGCCCTGGTGATCGAGCAGCTCTGGCAGCCGGTCCCGGGTGGCTCCGGCACCTACATCGTGGAGCTGGCGCAGGCGCTGCACGCCCAAGGTGCCCGGCTGGCGGGACTGGCCGCCAGGCACCAGCCCTCCCCCACCACCGTCGACCTGGGCCTGCCCCGGCTGCCGGTCAGGTACTCGCTCCTGCCCCGCACGGCCCTGTACGAGTCCTGGAACTGGCTCGGGCTGCCTAGGGCGGAGTCGGTGGTACCTGGTGCCCAGGTAGTGCACGCCACCACCTGGGCCGTGCCGGGGACCCGACTGCCCCTGGCCGTGACCGTGCACGACCTGGCCTTCCTGCGCTCCCCGGAGCACTTCACCCGTCGCGGCAACACCTACTTCAAGCGTTCCCTGGAGCGGACCCGCCAAGAGGCCCGGGTGGTTATCACCCCCTCCCGTGCCACTGCTGACGACTGCGTGCGGGAGGGCGTCCCCGCCAGCCGCATCGAGGTGATCCCCCACGGTGTGCGTACCCTACCCGTCGAGGAGGCGGCAGTAGCCCGCTTCCGCGCCGCCCACGGCCTGCAGCGCGAGTACGTCCTGTGGACCGGCACCCGCGAGCCACGCAAGAACCTGCCGACGCTGCTGCGGGCATTTTCTCTGCTGTCCCCCCAGCACCCTGACCTGGACCTGGTGCTGGTGGGACCGCAGGGCTGGGGCAACGACGCGCAGGAGCAGGAGCTGCTCAGGGAGCTGCCCGGGCGGGTGCACGTGCTGGGCCGTCTCCCCCAGGAGGAGCTGGCCGCGGCGTACCGGGGAGCTCGCGTCTTCGCCTTCCCCTCGCTCTGGGAGGGCTTCGGACTGCCGGTGCTGGAGGCCATGGCCTACGGCACCCCGGTGGTCACGAGCGCAGGCACCTGCCTGGAAGAGGTCTGCGGGGAGGCAGGCCTGCTGGCTGCGCCGCAGGACCCTGCCGCCCTGGCCACCCAGCTGGATCGGGCCGCCGGGGCGGAGCATGACGCGCTGGCCCAGGCCGGGCTGGTGCGCGCGCAGGGCTTCACATGGCAGGCCTCGGCAGCCGCCCACCTGGAGGTGTATCGCTCCTTGGCGGCGGGAGAGCGCCGGTGA
- a CDS encoding ABC transporter permease, whose product MASDKAAAEDRKRVLDLTLRLTQRSVSSEFKGTTLGRVWSFINPLATVAVFALIFGVVFRGGVQPGRNSGINSFALWIGIGVLCWSFLSGAIMSGMNALVGNAGLLTKVYFPRQVLVYSAVLALLVDFAFELLVLVVICGLVGGPQVLLMVPVLLVVTALAALFSTGMALILSIATVYFRDISHLWQIFNQVWMYASGVVFSLAMLDSVQNDLAEKGWTINGQPIPITTIFRLNPAETFLEAFRSCLYDFAVPSAGVWAACICWSLGVFAAGTVFFHRHSARIVEEL is encoded by the coding sequence ATGGCCAGTGACAAGGCTGCGGCTGAGGACCGCAAACGGGTCCTGGACCTGACCCTGAGGCTGACCCAGCGCTCTGTCTCCTCAGAGTTCAAGGGGACCACGCTGGGACGGGTCTGGTCCTTCATCAACCCCCTGGCCACGGTCGCCGTGTTCGCCCTGATCTTCGGGGTGGTGTTCCGGGGAGGTGTGCAGCCGGGACGGAACTCGGGAATTAACTCCTTCGCCCTGTGGATCGGCATCGGGGTGCTGTGCTGGAGCTTCTTGTCCGGCGCTATCATGAGCGGCATGAACGCCCTGGTCGGCAACGCCGGGCTGCTCACGAAGGTGTACTTTCCCCGGCAGGTGCTGGTCTACTCCGCGGTGCTGGCGCTGTTGGTGGACTTCGCCTTCGAGCTGCTCGTCCTGGTGGTCATCTGCGGCCTGGTGGGTGGGCCGCAGGTGCTGCTGATGGTACCGGTGCTGCTGGTCGTCACCGCCCTGGCGGCGCTGTTCTCCACCGGGATGGCGCTCATCCTGTCCATCGCTACGGTCTACTTCCGGGACATAAGCCACCTGTGGCAGATCTTCAACCAGGTCTGGATGTACGCCTCCGGGGTCGTCTTCTCCCTAGCCATGCTGGACAGCGTCCAGAACGACCTGGCGGAGAAGGGGTGGACCATTAACGGCCAGCCTATTCCGATCACCACGATATTCCGGCTCAACCCTGCTGAGACCTTCCTGGAAGCCTTCCGCTCCTGCCTGTACGACTTCGCTGTGCCCTCAGCAGGGGTCTGGGCGGCCTGCATCTGCTGGAGCCTAGGGGTGTTTGCGGCTGGGACGGTCTTCTTCCACCGCCACAGCGCCCGGATCGTTGAGGAGCTCTGA
- a CDS encoding glycosyltransferase family 4 protein, which yields MKVLLDATAIPANLGGVGRYVDDLVPELIKEGVNLALAVQERDVAHFSAKVPRAHLFPVPPVLENRAARLAWEQVGLPALVRRLQPDVLHCPHYTFPSLHKVPVVVTLHDATFFSHPQAHGCLKQRFFTTAIRRAVAGADALVVPSAATRDETMKYVGGEASRFHVAYHGVDQQVFHPVDDAERERVRRALGLAERSYIGFLGTLEPRKNVPNLVRAWVQAFHDDPQAPALVLAGGKGWDQEVEPALAAVPKHMTVLRPGYLPLEDLPGFLSGSEVLAYPSIAEGFGLPVLEAMACGAAVLTTRETSLPEVGGQAVAYCGLDAASISRALVELHVDAGRRAELRRAAQERASSEQFSWRASARAHVAAYQEALARG from the coding sequence ATGAAGGTACTCCTTGACGCCACCGCCATCCCTGCGAACCTGGGCGGTGTGGGCCGCTACGTGGACGACCTGGTCCCTGAGCTCATTAAGGAGGGCGTGAACCTGGCGCTCGCGGTGCAGGAGCGGGACGTGGCCCACTTCTCGGCCAAGGTGCCGCGCGCGCATCTGTTCCCGGTCCCACCGGTCCTGGAGAACCGGGCTGCCCGCCTGGCCTGGGAGCAGGTCGGGCTACCGGCGTTGGTGCGGCGTCTGCAGCCGGACGTGCTGCACTGCCCGCACTACACCTTTCCTTCCCTGCACAAGGTGCCGGTGGTGGTGACCCTGCACGACGCTACCTTCTTCTCTCACCCGCAGGCTCATGGGTGTCTGAAGCAGCGTTTCTTCACCACGGCGATCCGCCGGGCGGTGGCCGGGGCGGACGCCCTGGTGGTGCCTTCTGCCGCCACCCGGGACGAGACCATGAAGTACGTGGGGGGTGAGGCATCCAGGTTCCACGTCGCCTACCACGGGGTGGACCAGCAGGTCTTCCACCCGGTGGACGACGCCGAGCGCGAGCGGGTGCGCAGGGCGCTGGGACTGGCAGAACGTAGCTACATCGGTTTCCTGGGCACCCTGGAGCCACGCAAGAACGTGCCCAACCTGGTGCGGGCCTGGGTGCAGGCCTTCCATGACGACCCCCAGGCCCCGGCCCTGGTGCTGGCAGGCGGCAAGGGGTGGGACCAGGAGGTGGAGCCAGCACTCGCGGCCGTGCCCAAGCACATGACCGTTCTGCGTCCGGGCTACCTGCCGCTGGAGGACCTTCCGGGCTTCCTGTCCGGCTCCGAGGTGCTGGCCTACCCCTCTATCGCCGAGGGCTTCGGGCTGCCGGTGCTGGAGGCCATGGCCTGCGGCGCGGCAGTGCTGACCACGCGCGAGACCAGCCTGCCGGAGGTGGGAGGCCAGGCTGTGGCCTACTGCGGGCTGGACGCGGCCTCTATCAGCCGGGCACTGGTGGAGCTGCACGTGGACGCTGGCCGGAGGGCCGAGCTGAGGCGTGCCGCCCAGGAACGGGCCAGCTCCGAGCAGTTCAGCTGGCGTGCTTCAGCCCGGGCACACGTTGCCGCCTACCAGGAGGCACTGGCCCGGGGCTGA
- a CDS encoding glycosyltransferase family 2 protein, which translates to MTARVTIVTRTRDREVLLARSLASVREQSLTDYELVVVNDAGDPQVVERLVAEQPEVFRARIKVVHNQRSAGREAALESGLAVSHGEFFAIHDDDDTWAPAFLERCVATLDAHPEYGAVATRCVVVHEHLEDGVLVEDSREVLAATTHSWSLLDTLVANYVPPISQLVRRDLADEIGHWDGTLQTQADWDFNIRLLTRTAAGFLAEEPLAFWHQRPPQGGTLGNSVVDDARQHLVDNTTIRDRYARQEAAEGGVGHLLVSAAYFQRLHDELQHLAGDLGRLEQRVNSVDAAVHAQNPVLEAHTRSIATIEHGTLGLSESVRSLHDYLGKLLESLLAVHQGLGQNLQRTQEIHDQLRSTPGALIGGQVRKVARKVDTVTGLRARLHRRLR; encoded by the coding sequence ATGACCGCACGCGTAACCATAGTCACCCGCACCCGCGACCGTGAGGTCCTACTAGCCCGCTCCTTGGCTTCGGTGCGGGAGCAGAGCCTGACGGACTATGAGCTGGTCGTCGTGAACGACGCCGGGGACCCGCAGGTGGTAGAGCGGCTGGTGGCGGAGCAGCCGGAGGTCTTCCGGGCCCGGATCAAGGTGGTCCACAACCAGCGCTCAGCAGGCAGGGAGGCCGCCCTGGAGTCTGGTCTGGCGGTCTCCCACGGCGAGTTCTTCGCCATCCACGACGACGACGACACCTGGGCCCCGGCCTTCCTGGAGCGTTGCGTCGCCACGCTGGACGCCCACCCGGAGTACGGGGCGGTGGCCACCCGCTGCGTGGTGGTCCACGAGCACCTGGAGGACGGCGTCCTGGTGGAAGACTCCCGGGAGGTGCTGGCGGCCACCACGCACAGCTGGTCCTTGCTGGACACGCTGGTGGCCAACTACGTCCCCCCGATCTCCCAGCTGGTGCGCCGGGACCTGGCTGATGAGATCGGACACTGGGACGGGACCCTGCAGACGCAGGCCGACTGGGACTTCAACATCCGGCTGCTCACTCGCACGGCAGCTGGCTTCCTGGCGGAGGAGCCGCTCGCCTTCTGGCACCAGCGGCCCCCGCAGGGCGGGACCTTGGGCAACTCCGTCGTGGATGACGCCCGGCAGCACCTGGTTGACAACACGACCATCCGGGACCGCTACGCCCGGCAGGAGGCAGCTGAGGGCGGTGTGGGCCACCTGCTAGTCTCAGCCGCCTACTTCCAGCGCCTGCACGACGAGCTGCAGCACCTGGCGGGGGACCTGGGACGCCTGGAGCAGCGGGTCAACAGCGTTGACGCCGCCGTCCACGCCCAGAACCCGGTCCTGGAGGCCCACACCCGGAGCATCGCGACCATTGAGCACGGCACCTTGGGCCTGAGCGAATCAGTCCGGAGCCTTCACGACTACCTGGGGAAGCTGCTGGAGTCCCTGCTGGCCGTGCACCAGGGCCTGGGTCAGAACCTGCAGCGCACTCAGGAGATCCACGACCAGCTGCGCTCTACGCCGGGGGCACTGATTGGCGGCCAGGTGCGCAAGGTAGCCAGGAAGGTGGACACCGTTACCGGGCTGCGTGCCCGCCTGCACCGCCGCCTGCGCTGA
- a CDS encoding sugar nucleotide-binding protein, which translates to MTMTPKPLRIETTPIPGFLRIDLTVHGDNRGWFKENWQREKMLALGLPDFGPVQNNISFNDEVGVTRGIHAEPWDKFVSVATGRVFGAWVDLREGPTFGTVYTCEIDPSVAVYVPKGVGNAYQTLEPNTAYTYLVNDHWSPEARYTFLNLADETVAVPWPIPLEQAILSDKDKAHPRLEQVTPFPALPARGRRVLVTGAKGQLGRELMRQLPAAGFTATGVDLPDFDISDPATVQAVDWSAYDVVVNAAGWTDVDGAQSAAGRSQAWQANATGPAHLARAASRHGLTLVHVSSEYVFDGSAETHLEDEAPSPLGVYGQSKAGGDAAAAACPTHYLVRTSWVVGEGRNFVRTMAELARRGTKPQVVCDQVGRLTFTKDLAAGIIHLLSTQAPYGTYNLSGTGPAASWYEVARLVYQLTGHNPQDVSPVTTAEYYAGHEGISPRPAHSTLDLSKLTATGFTPESWTEGLERYLGEQQV; encoded by the coding sequence ATGACCATGACCCCCAAGCCCCTGAGGATCGAGACCACGCCCATCCCTGGCTTCCTGCGTATCGACCTGACTGTCCACGGGGACAACCGGGGCTGGTTCAAGGAGAACTGGCAGCGCGAGAAGATGCTGGCGCTCGGCCTGCCGGACTTCGGGCCGGTCCAGAACAACATCTCCTTCAACGACGAGGTGGGCGTGACCCGCGGCATCCACGCCGAGCCCTGGGACAAGTTCGTCTCCGTGGCCACCGGCCGTGTGTTCGGCGCCTGGGTGGACCTGCGTGAGGGCCCTACCTTCGGTACGGTCTACACCTGTGAGATCGACCCCTCAGTGGCCGTGTACGTGCCCAAGGGCGTGGGCAACGCCTACCAGACCCTGGAGCCCAACACTGCCTACACCTACCTGGTGAACGACCACTGGTCCCCCGAGGCCCGGTACACCTTCCTGAACCTGGCTGACGAGACGGTGGCCGTGCCCTGGCCCATCCCCCTGGAGCAGGCGATCCTCTCTGACAAGGACAAGGCCCACCCGCGCCTGGAGCAGGTCACGCCCTTCCCCGCCCTGCCCGCCCGGGGACGCCGCGTGCTGGTCACGGGGGCCAAGGGCCAGCTGGGCCGCGAGCTGATGCGCCAGCTGCCCGCCGCCGGGTTCACGGCCACCGGCGTGGACCTGCCCGACTTCGACATCTCCGACCCCGCCACCGTGCAGGCGGTTGACTGGTCTGCCTACGACGTCGTGGTCAACGCGGCTGGCTGGACCGACGTCGACGGGGCGCAGAGCGCAGCCGGACGTAGCCAGGCATGGCAGGCCAACGCCACCGGCCCGGCCCACCTGGCCCGCGCCGCCAGCAGGCACGGCCTGACCCTGGTGCACGTCTCCAGCGAGTACGTCTTTGACGGCAGCGCCGAGACCCATCTGGAGGACGAGGCCCCCAGCCCGCTGGGCGTCTACGGGCAGTCGAAGGCCGGGGGCGACGCCGCTGCCGCCGCCTGCCCCACGCACTACCTGGTGCGTACCAGCTGGGTCGTGGGCGAGGGCCGCAACTTCGTGCGGACCATGGCCGAGCTGGCCCGGCGGGGCACCAAGCCGCAGGTAGTCTGCGACCAGGTTGGGCGCCTGACCTTCACCAAGGACCTGGCTGCAGGCATCATCCACCTGCTGTCCACGCAGGCCCCCTACGGCACCTACAACCTCTCTGGCACGGGCCCGGCCGCCTCCTGGTACGAGGTTGCCAGGCTGGTCTACCAGCTCACCGGGCACAACCCGCAGGACGTCTCCCCTGTGACCACCGCGGAGTACTACGCAGGCCATGAGGGTATCTCCCCCCGCCCAGCCCACAGCACCCTGGACCTGAGCAAGCTGACGGCCACGGGCTTCACCCCCGAGAGCTGGACCGAGGGCCTGGAGCGGTACCTGGGCGAGCAGCAGGTCTGA
- a CDS encoding ABC transporter ATP-binding protein, with protein MPATAIQVDEVSKRFRIYKNRNQSLKGAFLQRGRGTHEDFWALRDVSLEIPEGKTFGLLGHNGSGKSTLLKCIAKILTPDRGSITAHGRMAAMLEVGSGFHPELSGRENIYLNGAILGMSRKEIDSKFDDIVDFSGVAEFIDQPVKNYSSGMYVRLGFSVSIHVEPEILLVDEVLAVGDMEFQERCMGKFADFREQGRTVVVVSHGLEQMRTFCDEAAWLDHGVLQDVGPAAPLVDKYSDVAHGAQELREGGTRFGSGEARIERIEILGPDGLPAKRLSTGDQATIRLHYQADQVVKRPVFGASIDTRDGMFVWGLHGLDAGFQPEEIGPGKGSVDVRIPSLMLRPNTYVISGSIQPPHLTSVIDALQRATAFDIAPGPRMESGGVLALDAQFGNLEPPQQMVAVPVRAAKPVTVEDLSL; from the coding sequence GTGCCAGCAACCGCCATCCAGGTGGATGAGGTCTCTAAGCGTTTCCGCATCTACAAGAACCGTAACCAGTCCCTCAAGGGCGCCTTCTTGCAGCGTGGGCGTGGCACCCATGAGGACTTCTGGGCCCTGCGGGACGTGTCGCTGGAGATCCCGGAGGGCAAGACCTTCGGGCTGCTCGGGCACAACGGCTCCGGCAAGTCCACGCTGCTGAAGTGCATCGCCAAGATCCTCACCCCAGATCGGGGCAGCATTACGGCCCACGGCCGCATGGCAGCCATGCTAGAGGTAGGCTCCGGCTTCCACCCGGAGCTGTCTGGCCGGGAGAACATCTATCTCAACGGCGCGATTCTTGGGATGTCCCGCAAGGAGATCGACTCCAAGTTCGATGACATCGTGGACTTCTCCGGTGTGGCCGAGTTCATCGACCAGCCCGTCAAGAACTACTCCTCAGGCATGTACGTGCGTCTGGGCTTCTCCGTGTCTATCCACGTGGAGCCGGAGATCCTGCTAGTCGACGAGGTCCTGGCGGTCGGGGACATGGAGTTCCAGGAGCGCTGCATGGGCAAGTTCGCGGACTTCCGGGAGCAGGGCCGCACCGTGGTGGTCGTGTCCCACGGGCTGGAGCAGATGCGCACCTTCTGTGACGAGGCCGCCTGGCTGGACCACGGGGTGCTGCAGGACGTAGGACCGGCGGCACCGCTTGTCGACAAGTACTCCGACGTGGCCCACGGGGCCCAGGAGCTCCGGGAGGGTGGTACCCGCTTCGGCTCTGGGGAGGCGCGTATCGAGCGCATTGAGATCCTCGGTCCTGACGGGCTGCCAGCCAAGCGCCTGTCCACCGGCGACCAGGCCACTATCCGCCTGCACTACCAGGCGGACCAGGTGGTCAAGCGCCCGGTGTTCGGCGCCTCTATCGACACCCGGGACGGGATGTTCGTCTGGGGCCTGCACGGGCTGGACGCTGGCTTCCAGCCGGAGGAGATCGGCCCGGGGAAGGGCTCGGTGGACGTGCGTATTCCCAGCCTCATGCTGCGGCCCAACACCTACGTCATATCCGGCTCTATCCAGCCGCCCCACTTGACCAGCGTTATCGACGCCTTGCAGCGTGCCACTGCTTTTGACATCGCTCCCGGGCCCCGCATGGAGTCCGGGGGGGTGCTGGCCCTGGACGCCCAGTTCGGCAACCTGGAACCGCCTCAGCAGATGGTGGCGGTGCCGGTGCGGGCCGCCAAGCCGGTCACCGTGGAAGACCTCTCCCTGTGA
- a CDS encoding glycosyltransferase family 2 protein, with the protein MSALQVEAAAGGTAPDRPSVRVVVVNWRQAGLTIRACESLRTQLRPTDRLVVVDNASGDGSAQRLRQAGLEVVQSGRNLGFGAGVNLGAAGLEEEVLVLLNNDAVAAPGFLDALTSPLVAAGAPDLAATTALILLAGRWRPAHGDESALTGLDGRRWHRVGQAAESRGEGLVLINSTGNLVDGTGNGYDRDWLSRADQLSAPREVFGLCGGACAIRAAAWKKLGGFREDLFMYYEDTELSWRIREAGWRVEFVESAVVHHEHAASSGPQSPMFLRVNTRNRLLVAAVHGPRSHFWRGLARTVLRAARHGCRGPVAQGLGQAVRELLRQSAAASRDGRRSLQE; encoded by the coding sequence GTGAGCGCCTTACAGGTGGAGGCCGCAGCGGGCGGGACGGCCCCTGATCGGCCCTCCGTGCGGGTGGTGGTCGTGAACTGGCGGCAGGCTGGGCTGACCATCCGGGCCTGCGAGTCCCTGCGGACGCAGCTGCGCCCCACCGATCGGCTGGTGGTGGTGGACAACGCCTCTGGGGACGGCTCTGCACAACGCCTGCGGCAGGCTGGGCTGGAGGTGGTCCAGTCCGGGCGGAACCTGGGTTTCGGAGCGGGGGTGAACCTCGGGGCGGCAGGGCTGGAGGAGGAGGTGCTGGTCCTGCTCAACAACGACGCCGTAGCCGCGCCTGGCTTCCTGGACGCCCTGACCTCTCCCCTGGTGGCGGCGGGGGCCCCGGACCTGGCGGCCACAACCGCCCTGATCCTGCTGGCTGGCCGGTGGCGTCCCGCCCACGGCGACGAGTCCGCCTTGACGGGCCTGGACGGACGCCGTTGGCACCGGGTCGGGCAGGCTGCTGAGTCCCGCGGGGAGGGGCTGGTGCTGATCAACTCCACCGGGAACCTGGTGGACGGCACCGGTAACGGTTATGACCGGGACTGGCTGAGCCGCGCCGACCAGCTCAGCGCCCCCCGGGAGGTGTTCGGGCTGTGCGGTGGGGCCTGTGCGATCCGTGCCGCCGCCTGGAAGAAGCTGGGTGGCTTCCGGGAGGACCTGTTCATGTACTACGAGGACACCGAGCTGTCCTGGCGCATCCGGGAGGCAGGCTGGCGGGTGGAGTTCGTGGAGTCCGCTGTGGTGCACCATGAGCACGCAGCCTCCTCAGGCCCCCAGTCCCCCATGTTCCTGCGGGTCAACACCCGCAACCGGCTCCTGGTCGCGGCGGTCCACGGCCCGCGCAGCCACTTCTGGCGCGGTCTGGCGCGCACCGTGCTGCGGGCGGCCCGCCACGGCTGCCGCGGCCCGGTGGCCCAGGGCCTGGGGCAGGCGGTGCGGGAGCTGCTGCGCCAGTCTGCGGCAGCTTCCCGGGACGGGCGCCGATCACTGCAAGAATAG